Proteins co-encoded in one Brassica oleracea var. oleracea cultivar TO1000 chromosome C4, BOL, whole genome shotgun sequence genomic window:
- the LOC106340436 gene encoding glucosidase 2 subunit beta isoform X1, producing the protein MSRNKVTLLHYVSSFLLAVVSVNSSTTPLVGVHPLADEKYFESDIIRCKDGSKSFPKDRLNDNFCDCLDGTDEPGTSACPNGKFYCRNIGSSPKFVYSSRVNDRICDCCDGSDEYESSISCPNTCVMGGNVNYIYKPRTGRKSIDRQLGSATTDPNSSITIANLQDMVKNLQGMKLVFALQFVLIGFLVILWMLRRRVRSSKRRRYLLKSVHPNRSAN; encoded by the exons ATGTCGAGAAACAAAGTTACACTGCTGCACTACGTGTCGTCTTTTTTACTCGCCGTCGTCTCCGTCAACTCCTCAACCACTCCCCTCGTCGGAGTTCATCCATTAG CAGATGAAAAATACTTCGAGTCAGATATAATCAGATGCAAAGATGGTTCCAAATCATTCCCTAAAGACCGTCTCAACGACAACTTCTGCGACTGTCTCGACGGCACCGATGAGCCTG GAACTTCGGCATGTCCGAACGGCAAATTCTACTGTCGGAACATAGGAAGTTCTCCAAAGTTTGTTTACTCTTCTCGTGTGAACGATCGGATCTGTG ATTGTTGCGATGGAAGCGACGAGTATGAGAGTAGCATTAGTTGTCCCAACACATGTGTAATGGGTGGTAACGTTAACTACATCTACAAACCTAGAACCGGACGTAAATCTATTGACAGGCAACTCGGTTCTGCAACAACCGATCCGAATAGTTCGATAACTATAGCGAATCTTCAAGACATGGTCAAGAATCTCCAAG GTATGAAGCTTGTCTTCGCCCTTCAGTTTGTTTTGATCGGTTTCTTGGTGATCTTGTGGATGCTTAGGCGTCGTGTTCGGTCTTCCAAGAGGAGACGTTATCTGCTGAAGAGTGTGCATCCCAATAGATCAGCTAACTAA
- the LOC106340436 gene encoding glucosidase 2 subunit beta isoform X2: MSRNKVTLLHYVSSFLLAVVSVNSSTTPLVGVHPLDEKYFESDIIRCKDGSKSFPKDRLNDNFCDCLDGTDEPGTSACPNGKFYCRNIGSSPKFVYSSRVNDRICDCCDGSDEYESSISCPNTCVMGGNVNYIYKPRTGRKSIDRQLGSATTDPNSSITIANLQDMVKNLQGMKLVFALQFVLIGFLVILWMLRRRVRSSKRRRYLLKSVHPNRSAN, encoded by the exons ATGTCGAGAAACAAAGTTACACTGCTGCACTACGTGTCGTCTTTTTTACTCGCCGTCGTCTCCGTCAACTCCTCAACCACTCCCCTCGTCGGAGTTCATCCATTAG ATGAAAAATACTTCGAGTCAGATATAATCAGATGCAAAGATGGTTCCAAATCATTCCCTAAAGACCGTCTCAACGACAACTTCTGCGACTGTCTCGACGGCACCGATGAGCCTG GAACTTCGGCATGTCCGAACGGCAAATTCTACTGTCGGAACATAGGAAGTTCTCCAAAGTTTGTTTACTCTTCTCGTGTGAACGATCGGATCTGTG ATTGTTGCGATGGAAGCGACGAGTATGAGAGTAGCATTAGTTGTCCCAACACATGTGTAATGGGTGGTAACGTTAACTACATCTACAAACCTAGAACCGGACGTAAATCTATTGACAGGCAACTCGGTTCTGCAACAACCGATCCGAATAGTTCGATAACTATAGCGAATCTTCAAGACATGGTCAAGAATCTCCAAG GTATGAAGCTTGTCTTCGCCCTTCAGTTTGTTTTGATCGGTTTCTTGGTGATCTTGTGGATGCTTAGGCGTCGTGTTCGGTCTTCCAAGAGGAGACGTTATCTGCTGAAGAGTGTGCATCCCAATAGATCAGCTAACTAA
- the LOC106336717 gene encoding transcription factor VOZ2 — protein sequence MSNHPKITCVSSSHQNLVEKLMQLQERFSHLQAARKEGRVNDHAVLEAQISQNLREWQAELSAPSPESSLLGGGSIRDFSEEIARLLKLNDEEDDATSSFKEHTVSKADAFDQGLCSPGHLEWAAEPFDQSSFDLNFLGGFEDAVNNSGTHCAFQEFDPSINTAPDFHGQKLSHLDITSQLDYHLSEVRQEFNNGTPSVKLDVPDESEFTTPSSVRVPPSAFLGPKCALWDCTRPAHGSDWYMDYCSDYHGNLALTEDSPGTAPVLRPGGISLKDNLLIDALRAKTLGKNVGIPVCEGAVNTKCPWNAAELFHLELVEGETIREWLFFDKPRRAYDSGNRKQRSLPDYSGRGWHESRKQLMKEQEGQKRSYYMDPQPPGPFEWHLFEYQINESDACALYRLELKLTNGKKSPKGKVAKDPLADLEKKMEKMGKLTPEAASDKPSPTTKGRAKAAKGVKAATGNLTGET from the exons GAGGGTTAACGATCACGCGGTTCTGGAGGCTCAGATCTCTCAGAATCTCCGCGAGTGGCAAGCTGAGCTCAGCGCTCCGTCTCCGGAGTCTTCTCTTCTG GGTGGGGGGAGTATTAGGGATTTCTCTGAGGAGATTGCTCGTCTGTTGAAGCTTAATGATGAAGAGGATGATGCTACTAGCTCGTTTAAAGAACATACTGTATCAAAGGCGGATGCTTTTGATCAGGGGTTGTGTTCTCCGGGACACTTGGAGTGGGCTGCTGAGCCTTTTGATCAAAGCTCTTTTGATTTGAACTTCTTGGGTGGGTTTGAG GATGCTGTTAATAACTCGGGAACACATTGTGCATTTCAAGAGTTTGATCCAAGCATAAACACCGCTCCTGATTTCCATGGCCAGAAGCTCAGCCACTTGGATATAACTTCTCAGCTGGATTACCATCTCTCAGAAGTGCGCCAGGAATTCAACAACGGCACCCCTTCGGTTAAGCTCGATGTTCCCGACGAGTCTGAGTTCACTACTCCATCAAGTGTCCGCGTGCCTCCTTCTGCCTTTCTGGGACCAAAGTGTGCGCTGTGGGATTGCACAAGGCCTGCTCACGGATCTGACTGGTACATGGACTACTGCAGTGACTACCATGGGAATCTAGCTCTGACTGAGGATTCACCTGGCACGGCACCTGTTTTAAGACCAGGCGGGATTAGTCTGAAAGACAATCTCTTGATTGATGCTCTTCGTGCAAAGACTCTGGGTAAGAACGTTGGCATCCCGGTTTGTGAAGGAGCTGTCAACACAAAATGCCCGTGGAACGCAGCAG AGCTATTTCATCTTGAGCTGGTTGAGGGCGAAACGATCAGAGAATGGCTCTTCTTCGACAAACCTAGAAGAGCATACGATAGCGGAAACAGAAAGCAGAGATCACTTCCAGACTACAGCGGACGAGGGTGGCATGAGTCAAGAAAACAGCTGATGAAAGAGCAAGAAGGCCAGAAAAGATCTTACTACATGGATCCACAGCCTCCTGGTCCCTTCGAGTGGCATCTGTTCGAGTACCAGATCAACGAGTCCGATGCGTGCGCCTTATACAGGCTAGAGCTGAAGCTAACAAACGGAAAGAAGAGTCCCAAAGGAAAAGTTGCAAAAGACCCTCTAGCTGATCTGGAGAAGAAGATGGAGAAGATGGGAAAGTTGACACCTGAGGCGGCTTCAGACAAACCTTCTCCCACAACCAAAGGTCGTGCAAAGGCTGCCAAAGGAGTTAAAGCAGCAACTGGCAATCTAACTGGAGAGACGTGA